The Scomber japonicus isolate fScoJap1 chromosome 13, fScoJap1.pri, whole genome shotgun sequence genome includes a window with the following:
- the zcchc10 gene encoding zinc finger CCHC domain-containing protein 10, which yields MATPMHRIIARRQAEANKQHVRCQKCLEMGHWTYECTGKRKYVHRPSRTVEMKKKLKENENKPDSITGPGREESSEKKIKKKAKDSSDSSSDSDGSSSDSSSDSSDSSSSSSDDSDSSSDSDDDSSSSSSSSSSSSDSSDSGSSSDSDQGPPKKKKKKK from the exons ATGGCGACTCCCATGCATAGAATAATAGCCAGGAGGCAAGC gGAGGCAAATAAACAACATGTGCGCTGTCAGAAGTGTTTGGAGATGGGACACTGGACCTACGAATGCACAGGGAAGCGGAAATACGTGCATAGACCATCAAGGACAGTCGAGATGAAAAAGAAACTGAAGGAGAATGAAAACAAACCCGACAGCATCACTGG ACCAGGAAGAGAAGAATCCAGTgagaagaaaattaaaaagaa GGCTAAAGACTCCAGTGACAGCAGCAGCGATTCAGACGGCTCCTCCAGTGACTCATCGTCAGACAGCAGCgactcctccagctcctcttcAGATGACAGCGACAGCAGCAGCGACAGCGATGATGATAGCTCTTCATCTTCgtcatcctcctcctcgtcctctgaTAGCTCAGACTCAGGAAGCAGCAGCGATTCAGATCAAGGACctccaaagaagaagaaaaagaagaaatga